A DNA window from Suncus etruscus isolate mSunEtr1 chromosome 8, mSunEtr1.pri.cur, whole genome shotgun sequence contains the following coding sequences:
- the LOC126016207 gene encoding kelch repeat and BTB domain-containing protein 6: MQSRDEAPRSRRLASPRSGKRPKRIHKPTVAAFFTGPEELKDSAHSAALLAQLKAFYDARLLCDVTIEVVTPGSGPGTGRLFPCNRNVLAAACPYFKSMFTGGMFESQQTSITMHDVDAESFEVLVDYCYTGRVALSEANVERLYAASDMLQLEYVREACASFLARRLDLSNCTAILKFADAFGHRKLRSQAQAFIAHNFKQLSQMGSIREESLADLTLAQMLTILRLDSLNIEHEQTVCHVAVQWLEAAPKERGPNAAEIFKCIRWAHFTDQDQDYLEGLLTNNTVKKYCSELIEGALQMRYGDMLYKAVVPKPETSSSSSLVSAVENSSQRLGVCAKKMVIFFGHPRDPFLCCDPYTGDMYKVPSPVTCLAHTRSVTTLAVCVSPDHDIYLAAQPRKDLWVYKPAQNSWQQLADRLLCREGMDVAYLNGYIYILGGRDPITGVKLKEVECYNVQRNQWALVAPLPHSFISFDLMVIQNYLYALNSKRMFCYDPSHNIWLKCVSLKRNDFQEACVFNDEIYCICDIPVMKVYNPVRGEWRQMNNIPLVSETNNYRIINHGQKLLLITSRTPQWKKNRVTVYEYDIGADQWINIGTTLGLFQFDSNFFCLSARVYPSCLESGHSFLTEEEEVPSESSTEWDLGGFSELDSESGSSSSLSDDDLWVQVAPQ, translated from the coding sequence ATGCAATCCCGGGATGAAGCTCCACGCTCTCGCCGCCTCGCCAGTCCCCGGAGCGGCAAGCGGCCCAAGAGGATCCACAAGCCCACCGTGGCGGCGTTCTTCACCGGCCCCGAGGAGCTCAAGGACTCGGCGCACTCGGCCGCGCTGCTGGCGCAGCTCAAGGCCTTCTACGACGCGCGGCTGCTGTGCGACGTGACCATCGAGGTGGTGACGCCCGGCAGCGGGCCCGGCACCGGCCGCCTCTTCCCCTGCAACCGCAACGTGCTGGCGGCCGCCTGCCCCTACTTCAAGAGCATGTTCACGGGCGGCATGTTCGAGAGCCAGCAGACCAGCATCACCATGCACGACGTGGACGCCGAGTCCTTCGAGGTGCTGGTGGACTACTGCTACACGGGGCGCGTGGCCCTGAGCGAGGCCAACGTGGAGCGGCTTTATGCAGCCTCCGACATGCTGCAGCTCGAGTACGTGCGCGAAGCCTGCGCCTCCTTCCTGGCCCGGCGCCTCGACCTGTCCAACTGCACCGCCATCCTCAAGTTTGCTGATGCTTTTGGTCATCGCAAGCTGCGCTCGCAAGCCCAGGCCTTCATTGCACACAATTTCAAGCAGCTCAGTCAGATGGGATCGATCCGGGAGGAGAGCCTGGCTGATCTGACCCTGGCCCAGATGCTCACCATCCTGCGCCTGGATAGCCTCAACATAGAGCATGAGCAAACAGTGTGTCATGTGGCGGTGCAGTGGTTAGAGGCCGCCCCGAAGGAACGTGGGCCCAATGCTGCAGAAATCTTTAAGTGCATCCGCTGGGCTCACTTCACTGACCAAGATCAGGATTATCTGGAAGGACTGTTGACCAATAATACTGTGAAGAAGTACTGCTCAGAGCTCATTGAAGGCGCCCTGCAGATGCGCTATGGGGACATGTTATACAAGGCTGTGGTGCCCAAGCCTGAgaccagcagcagcagctctcTTGTATCTGCTGTGGAAAACTCATCCCAGAGACTGGGGGTGTGTGCCAAGAAGATGGTGATCTTCTTTGGGCACCCTAGAGATCCCTTTCTGTGCTGTGACCCATATACTGGGGACATGTACAAAGTGCCCTCACCTGTGACCTGCCTTGCTCACACTAGGTCTGTGACTACTTTAGCAGTCTGTGTATCTCCAGACCATGACATCTATCTTGCAGCTCAGCCCAGGAAGGATCTGTGGGTATATAAGCCAGCCCAGAACAGTTGGCAACAGTTGGCTGACCGCTTGCTCTGCCGCGAAGGCATGGATGTGGCCTACCTCAATGGCTACATTTACATTTTGGGTGGACGAGACCCCATTACTGGAGTTAAGCTGAAGGAAGTGGAATGCTACAATGTTCAGAGGAATCAGTGGGCTCTAGTGGCACCGCTACCCCACTCTTTCATATCCTTTGATCTAATGGTAATTCAGAACTATCTCTATGCTCTCAATAGTAAGCGCATGTTTTGCTATGATCCTAGCCATAATATATGGCTAAAGTGTGTGTCTCTTAAGCGGAATGACTTTCAAGAAGCCTGTGTCTTCAATGATGAGATCTACTGTATCTGTGACATCCCTGTCATGAAAGTGTACAATCCAGTCAGGGGAGAATGGAGGCAGATGAATAACATTCCCCTGGTGTCGGAGACCAACAACTACCGAATCATCAATCATGGTCAGAAATTATTGCTGATCACCTCACGTACTCCACAGTGGAAGAAAAACCGTGTGACTGTATATGAATATGACATCGGGGCAGACCAGTGGATTAATATAGGTACCACATTAGGTCTCTTCCAGTTTGATTCCAACTTTTTTTGTCTTTCAGCTCGTGTTTATCCTTCCTGCCTGGAATCTGGTCACAGTTTCCTCACTGAGGAAGAAGAGGTGCCAAGTGAATCCAGTACTGAATGGGACTTAGGTGGATTCAGTGAGCTGGATTCTGAGTCAGGAAGCTCCAGTTCTTTATCTGATGATGATTTATGGGTACAGGTAGCGCCTCAGTGA